A window of Solea solea chromosome 18, fSolSol10.1, whole genome shotgun sequence contains these coding sequences:
- the LOC131444670 gene encoding TOG array regulator of axonemal microtubules protein 1, translating to MMIPGLISQELHKQLLDPKNYQNRTNGVEELKGIVSEVDIKSVPSDSIEDFINFIPRLLDDSNFKVLYSTLQVLNLLIQKLDASVEKYFKQLVLVGLKAIGDARAIARNEYMNVFRQLMKTVAPQQVLDLIIGNLKHKNSRVREDILNIIIAAMLVHPRRDFNIPKLCFEVAPYLADSKRKVRHAALELFAVFDYCLDTGKKQPLMKAVDMVELNEDAEGLMAAVHARRARHILPKLSADGTVEYGLVVPKPGQRSSPQCGSDLDWVMNGGRVSSARSHRTEPDCDRLYGYGSLGSLTDDLPFQRRIVSAGKGKNKLPWEMSGFSSTENDQQCRTPNGKCSQQVASEGFLPLSRKLSPETYIPSFSSVDPQRQHSSRRRESPAHIRRSGSLNLDPDIFKTTTVSDADVVARKGHTLPRNPSVERTFSLPSNPTTSGSFLLPSYPLAALPGGMLTPTLSRRHGDPSLSMSNTWPNKRESSPNQRDISPRRDTADATKGDHPSSRCSPRPLRASLVSSSSTSSFRRALSSTRATFCISPVVPPVEQIQSYNEQRSNAPGSPQNPPAEKSLHLEPDSFTAVQDPQEDDPPDMQEMLNSLRSLRNSAAKKRAKVSLNSPGPGSPDSAVRLDLSLGSQSLSSPKLTSSTSESGLSSLSSVTNSSSSSIKNSPGMKICTARVPDAKLRPSVSMDFSSLQGLSQRNELSSEECVVGQRVAYSNGTFKTEEETTQTSPVLVKPEYREATRGLKPVKGSQSHGSRNSAGTDVPEGIIGRGMFGTAVSSRPGEALSLEQGDAVVKPPAVHSAGVSSLAPSDGVIDRDGSPRPDEIHERVKDARFSRDRLRLQRLDQQEGQCGHRDNTRDKIRHRVRQMLSDSPTKEDGGLIMKDLHLSSSRILSPVSPAGSQTPLKCLSPPHQPSPPTVPPNPKNMSRLRRAPSLSRTRPSLSHSSDELSSGTVGHKKSLSEPGELSSFSKPDLALTESFNLLSSDDWEKKIEGLTFLRSLANFHSDTIQSRLHDVCLALIQEVKNLRSGVSRVAVCTLGDLYTHMQKAMDQELEGTVKVLLQKAGETNAFIRQDVDAALDCMVQHCTPTRSINALLSGGLGHLNAVVRKCTAQHLASLVEKVGAARLLSGGKDLTERILPAVTKLAQDSSQEARYFGRRMLLSLSSHPDFDKILEKYVPNKDLPTVRDTVFTLKTKGLGEMPQDTQSARGRRSLPGSGTVRASSLTREPLTQTNRESTSHYSCRSQTQSIADKTEYIKHISGLLGSKDFRERIKGIDQLVTDCQHNANMVISSIYQVFDAFKARLQESNSKVNLHALESLQKIVHSMKDNLSQVVNILVPAIVDNHLNSKNNAIYSAAIGAINALILNLDNILLLQPFCTKAQFLNGKAKVDLIEKVADLVTELYPRKPQVVEQKVLPLLWHLLGTSTHSGTIHGRGGSVRGATANLCQALYAQMGSSLSECAASQPASVHKGLNEFLRAFS from the exons ATGATGATACCTGGATTGATCTCCCAGGAGTTACACAAGCAGCTTCTGGACCCAAAGAATTACCAAAATCGTACAAATGGCGTGGAAGAGCTCAAAGGCATCGTCTCAGAAGTGGACATTAAGTCGGTCCCATCTGATAGTATTGAGGACTTCATTAATTTCATTCCTCGGCTTCTGGATGACAGTAATTTTAAAGTGTTGTACAGCACCTTGCAAGTTTTAAACTTACTCATCCAGAAGCTAGATGCAAGCGTAGAGAAATATTTTAAACAGTTAGTCTTGGTGGGTCTCAAGGCCATCGGGGACGCTCGCGCGATCGCCAGGAATGAATACATGAACGTGTTTCGACAATTAATGAAAACTGTTGCACCGCAGCAAGTATTAGATCTTATTATTGGCAACTTGAAACACAAAAATTCCAGGGTTCGTGAAGACATCCTTAACATCATCATTGCAGCTATGCTGGTCCATCCTAGGAGAGATTTCAACATCCCCAAGCTTTGTTTTGAGGTTGCACCATATCTGGCAGACAGCAAAAGGAAAGTCCGCCATGCTGCCCTTGAGCTGTTTGCTGTTTTTGATTATTGCCTTGACACGGGGAAGAAGCAGCCTCTGATGAAAGCTGTGGACATGGTTGAACTCAATGAGGATGCAGAGGGTCTTATGGCAGCTGTACATGCCAGACGGGCAAGGCATATCCTCCCAAAACTCTCCGCAGACGGGACAGTGGAGTATGGTTTAGTTGTACCCAAACCAGGGCAGAGGTCATCGCCGCAATGTGGCTCTGATCTGGACTGGGTGATGAACGGTGGGCGAGTAAGCAGTGCCAGGAGCCACAGAACTGAACCGGACTGTGACCGATTGTACGGCTATGGCAGCTTAGGCTCACTCACGGATGACCTTCCATTTCAAAGGAGGATCGTAAGCGCGGgcaaagggaaaaacaaactacCCTGGGAGATGTCAGGCTTTTCATCCACTGAGAATGACCAACAGTGTCGTACACCTAATGGAAAGTGCTCTCAACAG GTGGCCAGTGAAGGGTTTCTTCCCCTGTCCAGGAAGCTGAGTCCAGAGACCTACATACCTAGTTTCA GTTCTGTAGATCCACAGAGGCAACACTCATCCAGAAGGCGGGAATCCCCCGCTCACATTAGGAGAAGCGGAAGCCTCAACTTAGACCCTGACATCTTTAAAACCACCACCGTCTCAGACGCAGATGTCG TGGCACGCAAGGGGCACACACTCCCAAGGAACCCCAGTGTTGAGCGCACATTTTCCCTTCCCTCAAACCCCACCACATCTGGCTCATTCCTACTGCCCTCCTACCCACTGGCTGCACTCCCAGGAGGCATGCTTACTCCAACACTGTCCCGTCGCCATGGAGATCCCTCTCTGTCAATGTCCAACACCTGGCCcaacaagagagagagcagcccCAACCAGCGAGACATCAGCCCCAGGAGAGACACAGCAGACGCCACAAAGG gAGACCATCCCTCAAGTAGATGTTCTCCCAGGCCTCTCCGTGCCTCTCTTGTGAGTTCTTCTTCCACTTCGTCATTCCGTCGGGCTCTGAGCAGCACCAGGGCAACCTTCTGCATCTCACCAGTAGTCCCTCCAGTAGAGCAGATCCAGTCTTATAATGAGCAGAGGTCCAATGCTCCAGGCAGCCCTCAGAACCCGCCTGCAGAAAAGAGCCTTCACCTGGAGCCTGATAGTTTCACTGCAGTGCAGGATCCTCAAGAGGATGATCCTCCAGACATGCAGGAG ATGCTGAACTCTTTGCGCTCATTGCGCAACAGTGCTGCCAAGAAGAGGGCCAAAGTGAGCCTAAACAGTCCAGGTCCAGGCAGTCCGGACTCTGCGGTGAGGTTAGACCTGAGTCTGGGCTCGCAGTCACTCAGCTCTCCGAAGCTTACCAGTTCAACCAGTGAAAGTGGTCTTTCTAGTTTGAGCTCGGTCACCAACTCCAGCTCCAGTAGCATCAAAAACAG CCCTGGAATGAAAATTTGCACTGCAAGAGTTCCTGATGCAAAACTGAGGCCTTCTGTGTCCATGGACTTCAGCAGCCTTCAAG GATTATCTCAGAGAAATGAACTGTCATCTGAGGAGTGTGTCGTCGGACAGAGAGTCGCTTACTCCAACGGAACATTTAAAACTGAGGAGGAGACGACGCAAACATCCCCTGTATTGGTCAAACCTGAATATCGTGAAGCGACCAGGGGGTTAAAGCCTGTCAAAG GGTCACAGAGCCACGGCAGCAGGAACTCAGCAGGCACAGATGTGCCTGAAGGAATCATTGGAAGAG GCATGTTTGGCACTGCAGTATCCAGTCGTCCAGGAGAAGCCTTGTCACTTGAGCAGGGTGACGCAGTCGTCAAACCCCCCGCCGTTCACTCAGCTGGCGTCTCCAGCCTTGCTCCGTCCGACGGTGTCATTGACCGCGATGGCAGCCCGCGTCCTGACGAGATACAC GAGAGGGTGAAGGATGCTAGGTTCAGCCGGGACAGGCTTCGGCTGCAGCGTCTGGATCAACAAGAGGGACAATGTGGACACAGGGACAACACACGAGACAAGATCCGCCACCGCGTAAGACAGATGTTGTCGGATTCACCAACCAAGGAGGATGGAGGATTAATCATGAAAG ATTTGcatctgagcagcagcagaatactCAGCCCTGTGAGCCCAGCCGGATCCCAGACCCCTCTCAAGTGCCTCTCTCCACCCCACCAACCAAGCCCGCCCACAGTGccccctaaccctaaaaacaTGTCACGGCTCAGGAGGGCTCCCAGCCTCAGCAGAACCCGACCTTCATTGTCACATAGCTCAG ATGAGCTGTCCTCCGGCACCGTGGGCCACAAGAAAAGCCTGTCGGAGCCCGGGGAGCTGTCCTCGTTTTCCAAACCTGACCTGGCACTGACTGAGAGCTTCAACCTGCTGAGCTCTGATGACTG ggaAAAGAAAATTGAGGGTCTGACATTCCTGCGCTCACTGGCCAACTTCCACTCAGACACTATTCAGAGCAGGCTACATGATGTCTGCCTGGCTCTCATTCAAGAG GTGAAGAACCTGCGCTCTGGTGTGTCCAGGGTGGCAGTGTGCACCCTGGGTGACCTGTACACGCACATGCAGAAGGCCATGGACCAGGAGCTGGAGGGGACAGTCAAAGTTCTCCTGCAGAAGGCGGGGGAGACCAACGCCTTCATTAGACAGGACGTCGATGCAGCCTTGGACTGCATGGTGCAGCACTGCACCCCCACACGTAGCATCAATGCTCTACTCAGTGGAGGCCTCgg TCACCTCAATGCAGTGGTGAGGAAATGCACTGCTCAGCATCTGGCCAGTCTGGTGGAGAAGGTTGGAGCTGCCCGTCTTCTCTCTGGGGGTAAAGATCTCACAGAGAGGATTTTACCCGCCGTCACCAAACTTGCTCAAGACTCCTCACAGGAAGCCAG GTACTTTGGCCGTCGGATGTTGCTGTCCCTGTCCTCTCACCCCGACTTTGACAAGATCCTGGAGAAATATGTCCCCAACAAAGACCTGCCGACTGTTAGAGACACTGTCTTCACTCTCAAGACAAAG GGTCTTGGTGAAATGCCCCAAGATACACAGTCAGCCAGGGGAAGACGTTCCCTCCCGGGCAGCGGCACAGTCAGAGCCTCGTCTCTCACCAGGGAGCCTCTGACCCAGACCAACAG GGAGTCCACGAGCCACTATAGCTGTCGATCTCAGACACAAAGTATCGCAGACAAGACCGAATACATCAAACACATCTCTGGTCTGCTGGGCTCAAAGGACTTCAGAGAGAGGATCAAGGGAATCGACCAGCTAGTGACCGACTGTCAGCACAACGCCAACATGGTCATCAGTAGTATATACCAG GTGTTTGATGCCTTCAAGGCCAGGCTGCAGGAGTCCAACAGCAAGGTCAACCTGCATGCCCTGGAGTCACTGCAGAAGATCGTCCACTCGATGAAGGACAACCTGTCCCAGGTGGTCAACATCCTGGTCCCGGCGATCGTGGACAATCACCTCAACTCCAAAAACAACGCTATCTACTCTGCTGCTATTGGAGCCATTAATGCACTTATCCTGAATCTCG ATAATATACTCCTTCTCCAGCCTTTCTGCACCAAGGCTCAGTTTCTAAATGGCAAAGCAAAGGTGGATCTGATTGAAAAGGTTGCAG ACCTCGTGACGGAGCTCTACCCCCGCAAACCTCAGGTGGTGGAGCAAAAAGTGTTGCCCTTGCTGTGGCACCTCCTGGGCACGTCTACCCACAGCGGCACCATTCACGGCCGTGGCGGCAGCGTGAGAGGAGCCACCGCTAATCTGTGCCAAGCCCTTTATGCACAGATGGGGTCAAGCCTGAGTGAATGCGCTGCCTCGCAGCCTGCCAGCGTCCACAAAGGTTTGAATGAGTTCCTGAGGGCCTTTTCCTGA
- the LOC131444918 gene encoding kelch-like protein 28 produces MDQQDQSYMFASLTRPHSEQLLQGLQLLRQDHELCDIVLRVGDAKIHAHKVVLASISPYFKAMFTGNLSEKETSEVEFQCIDETALQAIVEYAYTGTVFISQETVESLLPAANLLQVKLVLKECCSFLESQLDAGNCIGISRFAETYGCHDLCLAATKFICENFEDVCQTEEFFELTRAELDEIVSNDCLKVVTEETVFYALESWIKYDITERQQHLAQLLHCVRLPLLSVKFLTRLYEANHLIRDDHACKHLLNEALKYHFMPEHRLSYQTVLSARPRCAPKVLLAVGGKAGLFATLESMEMYFPQTDSWIGLAPLTVPRNEFGVAVLNHKVYVVGGIATHMRQGISYRRHESTVESWDPESNTWSSVERMAECRSTLGVVVLAGELYALGGYDGQYYLQSVEKYVPKLKEWQPVAPMTKSRSCFATAVLDGMVYAIGGYGPAHMNSVERYDPSKDAWEMVAPMADKRINFGVGVMLGFIFVVGGHNGVSHLSSIERYDPHQNQWTACRPMNEPRTGVGSAIVDNYLYVVGGHSGSSYLNTVQRYDPISDSWLDSSGMLYCRCNFGLTAL; encoded by the exons ATGGACCAGCAGGACCAATCCTATATGTTTGCCAGTCTGACACGGCCTCACTCAGAGCAGCTGCTGCAAGGCCTCCAGCTCTTGCGGCAGGATCACGAACTATGTGACATTGTCCTGCGTGTGGGTGATGCCAAGATCCATGCCCATAAAGTAGTGCTGGCCAGCATCAGCCCTTACTTCAAGGCTATGTTCACGGGGAACCTGTCTGAAAAGGAGACTTCTGAAGTGGAATTTCAGTGCATTGATGAAACTGCATTGCAG GCTATCGTCGAGTATGCCTACACTGGCACTGTATTTATCTCCCAGGAAACCGTGGAGTCTTTGCTACCGGCTGCCAACTTACTCCAGGTTAAGCTAGTGCTCAAGGAGTGCTGCTCCTTCTTGGAGAGCCAGCTGGATGCTGGAAACTGTATCGGCATTTCCCGTTTTGCAGAGACGTATGGCTGTCATGATCTGTGCCTGGCTGCTACCAAGTTCATCTGTGAGAACTTTGAGGACGTTTGTCAGACAGAGGAGTTTTTTGAACTGACGAGGGCTGAGTTGGATGAAATTGTGTCAAATGACTGCCTTAAAGTGGTCACAGAAGAGACTGTATTTTATGCCCTGGAATCATGGATCAAATATGACATAACTGAGAGACAGCAACACCTGGCTCAGCTGCTGCATTGTGTTCGCCTTCCGCTCCTCAGTGTCAAATTTCTCACTCGGCTGTATGAAGCCAACCACCTTATACGAGATGACCACGCATGCAAGCACCTGCTCAATGAGGCCCTCAAATATCATTTTATGCCTGAACACAGACTCTCCTATCAGACTGTGTTGTCAGCACGGCCCAGGTGTGCTCCGAAGGTGCTGCTTGCAGTCGGAGGCAAGGCTGGACTGTTTGCCACATTAGAAAG CATGGAAATGTATTTCCCCCAGACGGATTCGTGGATAGGACTCGCACCTCTCACTGTCCCACGCAATGAGTTTGGTGTGGCAGTGCTGAACCACAAGGTGTACGTGGTGGGAGGCATCGCCACACACATGAGACAAGGCATCAGTTATCGGAGACACGAGAGCACCGTGGAGAGCTGGGATCCTGAAAGCAACACCTGGTCATCAGTTGAGCGTATGGCAGAGTGCCGCAGCACCTTAGGAGTGGTGGTCCTGGCCGGAGAGCTCTACGCCCTGGGGGGCTACGACGGCCAATATTACCTTCAGTCCGTGGAGAAATATGTCCCAAAGTTGAAAGAGTGGCAGCCAGTGGCGCCCATGACCAAGTCCCGCAGCTGCTTTGCCACCGCAGTGCTGGATGGCATGGTGTATGCTATCGGAGGCTATGGCCCAGCCCACATGAACAG TGTGGAGAGGTATGACCCCAGCAAGGATGCCTGGGAAATGGTAGCCCCCATGGCAGACAAAAGAATCAACTTTGGAGTCGGGGTCATGCTGGGCTTCATATTTGTGGTGGGTGGACACAACGGGGTATCGCACCTGTCCAGCATTGAGAGGTACGATCCGCACCAGAACCAGTGGACAGCCTGTCGACCGATGAACGAACCACGTACCG GTGTGGGTTCTGCCATCGTGGACAACTACCTCTATGTGGTGGGCGGTCACTCCGGGTCGTCCTACTTGAACACTGTCCAGCGCTATGACCCCATCTCAGACAGCTGGTTGGACTCGAGCGGCATGTTGTACTGCCGTTGTAATTTCGGCCTGACTGCCCTTTGA